From one Allorhizobium ampelinum S4 genomic stretch:
- a CDS encoding sugar ABC transporter substrate-binding protein, whose product MKRLLTVLLGILMLNLAAWTSAAAQTKGMVYYLVPTLLDEFQTGSVNALSMFLGQVGYEMKTLNADNKTDAQQSQMNDVIALKPAAIILAAVDFNALKPSIEAARAAGIPVVEFDRQITSTPSDFTSVAGTVEIGHIAGDHAISLLKGKNGDVKGKILQVPGDPGDPYTLDIQKGFEEKIKAFPGVKIISVPAVQWEASAAGTIVSDQMLANPDIDLIFLHAAHLSVAAVASLEAAGKKPGDVMLMSSNGAPVGLDLIRKGWLNVEVEQPLYAQAAAIAMFMDKVVGKKPIKAGDYDVLGLKSVVTMETWGPNIKIPGSAITKENVDNPSFWGNLKPPTAAIKSVE is encoded by the coding sequence ATGAAACGACTATTGACAGTCTTGCTGGGCATTCTGATGCTCAACCTCGCGGCGTGGACATCGGCTGCCGCCCAAACAAAAGGGATGGTTTATTACCTCGTTCCGACCTTGCTGGATGAATTCCAGACCGGCTCGGTGAACGCGCTGAGCATGTTCCTGGGGCAGGTCGGCTATGAGATGAAAACACTCAATGCCGACAACAAGACAGATGCCCAACAATCGCAGATGAATGACGTAATTGCGTTGAAGCCCGCGGCGATCATCCTGGCCGCAGTAGACTTCAACGCGCTCAAGCCGTCGATTGAGGCCGCGCGCGCCGCAGGCATTCCTGTCGTTGAATTCGACCGGCAGATCACATCGACACCCTCGGATTTCACCTCGGTTGCGGGCACGGTCGAGATTGGCCATATCGCCGGTGACCACGCGATCAGCTTGCTCAAGGGCAAAAATGGGGATGTAAAAGGGAAGATCCTTCAGGTTCCCGGCGATCCCGGCGATCCCTACACGCTCGATATCCAGAAGGGTTTTGAGGAGAAAATCAAGGCCTTTCCCGGCGTCAAAATCATCTCGGTCCCCGCCGTGCAGTGGGAAGCCAGTGCCGCCGGAACAATCGTTTCCGACCAGATGCTTGCCAATCCTGACATCGATCTGATCTTCCTGCATGCTGCCCATCTTTCGGTCGCTGCCGTTGCCTCGCTTGAGGCTGCCGGCAAGAAGCCGGGCGACGTGATGTTGATGAGTTCCAACGGTGCGCCCGTTGGCCTCGACCTGATCCGCAAGGGCTGGCTGAATGTCGAAGTCGAGCAACCGCTCTATGCACAGGCAGCAGCCATTGCGATGTTCATGGACAAGGTCGTCGGCAAAAAGCCGATCAAGGCTGGAGACTATGATGTACTTGGGCTGAAGAGCGTTGTGACCATGGAAACCTGGGGACCGAACATCAAGATCCCTGGCTCTGCCATCACCAAGGAGAATGTCGATAACCCATCCTTCTGGGGCAATCTGAAGCCGCCGACAGCTGCGATCAAATCCGTCGAGTGA
- a CDS encoding ATP-binding cassette domain-containing protein, which yields MTENLLVLDDIRMNFGAIEALKGISFSIGKGEVVALLGDNGAGKSTLVKIISGGLQPTSGRMLFEGEPFQAKTPAEAKGAGIETVYQDLSLCTNVDVVGNFFMGRELTRKVAGIPFLDERAMEDITAKALASAGTRIPSMRTKVEHLSGGQRQAIELNRFVHWGGKLVLLDEPFAALGVEQTRRGLEMIRHVASQGIGVVIITHIMQQAFQVADRIVVIRHGVVAGDVERSQTSPDAVIEMITGQTLAGAGPVSQ from the coding sequence ATGACCGAAAACCTCCTCGTCCTCGACGATATCCGCATGAATTTCGGCGCAATCGAAGCCCTGAAGGGCATCAGTTTCTCAATCGGCAAGGGCGAAGTCGTAGCCCTGCTCGGGGATAATGGTGCGGGAAAATCGACGCTGGTGAAAATCATTTCGGGCGGCTTGCAGCCGACCTCGGGACGCATGCTGTTCGAAGGCGAGCCTTTTCAGGCAAAGACGCCTGCCGAGGCCAAGGGTGCCGGTATCGAAACCGTCTATCAGGACCTGTCGCTCTGCACCAATGTCGATGTGGTCGGCAATTTCTTCATGGGCCGCGAGCTGACCCGCAAGGTGGCGGGCATTCCCTTTCTGGATGAACGCGCCATGGAAGACATTACAGCCAAGGCGCTGGCCAGCGCGGGAACCCGTATTCCTTCCATGCGCACCAAGGTCGAGCACCTGTCCGGCGGCCAGCGCCAGGCCATCGAGCTCAACCGCTTCGTGCATTGGGGTGGCAAGCTGGTCTTGCTCGACGAACCCTTTGCAGCGCTTGGCGTCGAACAGACCCGGCGCGGACTGGAGATGATCCGTCATGTCGCCAGCCAGGGCATCGGCGTCGTCATCATCACCCATATCATGCAGCAGGCCTTTCAGGTCGCAGATCGCATTGTCGTCATCCGCCACGGTGTTGTCGCCGGTGATGTAGAGCGAAGCCAGACAAGCCCGGATGCAGTGATCGAAATGATCACAGGGCAAACCCTCGCCGGAGCCGGACCGGTGAGCCAATAA
- a CDS encoding SDR family NAD(P)-dependent oxidoreductase, with protein sequence MTDRLKDKVALVIGASRGIGKAIAVRFKEEGAKLVLADFNAEEGKAAADELGIDFIRTDIASMQDAVAAVEFTVERHGRIDIIVQNAGIYPWQLIEHTSPDDWDQVMAVNLRGCFNAARAALAPMKTQGSGRILFTSSITGPHVTSPGHGHYAASKAGINGFIRSAALEFSSYGINVNGVEPGNIMTEAIQLHRSAAFIKNMEDAIPLARLGSPRDVANAFLFLASDDASYVTGTTIVVDGGQLLPEGADFRILPS encoded by the coding sequence ATGACAGACAGATTGAAAGACAAGGTCGCACTGGTGATCGGTGCATCTCGCGGCATCGGCAAAGCGATTGCCGTGCGGTTCAAGGAGGAGGGCGCGAAACTCGTGCTCGCCGATTTCAATGCGGAGGAAGGCAAGGCCGCAGCCGACGAACTCGGCATCGATTTTATCCGCACCGATATCGCTAGCATGCAGGATGCGGTTGCTGCCGTGGAATTCACTGTTGAACGCCATGGTCGGATCGATATCATCGTACAGAATGCTGGCATCTATCCCTGGCAATTGATCGAGCATACCAGTCCGGATGATTGGGATCAGGTGATGGCGGTCAATCTGCGGGGCTGTTTCAATGCCGCGCGGGCGGCACTTGCGCCGATGAAGACGCAAGGATCGGGGCGCATTCTCTTTACGTCATCGATCACCGGTCCACATGTCACCAGTCCGGGCCATGGCCATTATGCGGCAAGCAAGGCTGGTATCAACGGGTTCATTCGTTCGGCCGCACTGGAATTTTCGTCCTATGGCATCAATGTGAATGGGGTCGAGCCGGGCAACATCATGACGGAGGCCATCCAACTGCATCGAAGCGCCGCCTTCATCAAGAATATGGAGGATGCGATTCCACTCGCGCGTCTTGGGTCCCCTCGGGATGTGGCCAATGCCTTCCTGTTCCTCGCCTCTGATGATGCGAGCTACGTGACCGGCACGACCATCGTTGTCGATGGGGGACAACTTCTGCCTGAGGGTGCCGACTTCAGGATCTTGCCATCCTGA
- a CDS encoding ABC transporter permease, with product MTSHTRKTLEFVLDNLVWFMLILVLAMFSVLIPNYFQIGIFTNIIEASSVLGVMSIGLALVIITGHMDLSVESVAALSAMAVGILFCSAGIGLGIKLSPEWLMIPVSLLVACAIGGLIGLINGVLVVKLKMSAFIITLASFIWVRGIVLAVSGGRSAQDLAPAIRWFAIERFIGIPLTAWIAIACFLIFSVMMAKTPFGRHLVMIGGNETATFRAGIRVTRNLIIAFVMAGAIAGLAGWLLAVRTSGATANLGVGLLFNAFAAVVIGGVSLKGGVGALPGVYAGVLLLSSINTAINLMGLPANYTQVIHGFLVLAAVLLDTFKQRLRQRLA from the coding sequence ATGACGTCTCATACCCGTAAAACTCTTGAATTCGTCCTCGACAATCTCGTCTGGTTCATGCTCATCCTCGTGCTGGCCATGTTCTCAGTGCTGATCCCGAACTATTTCCAGATCGGTATCTTCACCAATATCATCGAAGCATCGAGCGTGCTTGGTGTGATGTCGATTGGTCTCGCTCTGGTGATCATCACCGGCCATATGGATCTTTCTGTTGAATCCGTCGCAGCTCTGTCGGCCATGGCGGTCGGCATTCTGTTCTGCTCGGCAGGCATAGGGCTTGGTATCAAGCTTTCCCCCGAATGGCTGATGATACCCGTCTCGCTGCTGGTGGCTTGCGCCATCGGTGGGCTGATCGGGCTTATCAACGGCGTTCTCGTCGTCAAACTGAAGATGAGCGCTTTCATCATCACGCTCGCCTCCTTTATCTGGGTGCGCGGTATCGTGTTGGCCGTGTCCGGCGGACGCTCGGCCCAGGATCTGGCCCCTGCCATCCGCTGGTTTGCCATCGAACGCTTTATCGGCATTCCGCTGACAGCCTGGATCGCTATTGCCTGCTTCCTGATCTTCTCGGTGATGATGGCAAAGACGCCGTTCGGTCGTCATCTGGTGATGATCGGCGGCAATGAGACGGCAACCTTTCGGGCTGGCATTCGCGTCACCCGCAATCTGATTATCGCCTTCGTCATGGCCGGTGCCATTGCCGGTCTTGCTGGCTGGCTGCTGGCCGTTCGCACATCGGGTGCGACCGCCAATCTCGGTGTTGGCCTGCTGTTCAATGCTTTTGCAGCGGTGGTGATTGGCGGTGTCAGCCTCAAGGGCGGCGTCGGCGCTCTGCCGGGCGTCTATGCCGGGGTGCTGCTGCTCTCTTCCATCAATACAGCCATCAACCTGATGGGGCTGCCGGCGAATTATACCCAGGTCATTCACGGTTTCCTGGTGCTCGCAGCCGTTCTTCTCGATACCTTCAAACAAAGGCTCCGCCAGAGGCTCGCATGA
- a CDS encoding acyl-CoA dehydrogenase family protein, whose translation MEMNAKQFDYVLPNPPISPYSTEVGREIRAKAAALVPLLRKHAQEGEELGALAPESLKALSDIGAFKLTLPTDFGGHALGARDVVEIVTEFGRGDGAAGWMAFVAGGLRNILAFPDQAVNEIFADGRDWVGPLAAGASIFATKVGSARRVEGGWMVSGSWHFGSGCKHAKWIAVGVDYEVAPGHMGRAMAVLKAEQVKIIDNWHVMGMKATSSNSLTVTEEQFVPDHRFMDMADFPVRMDGTRKRFQGFASKFDGRGLMIMTNLTHMAIVLGMARGALESYIDMARKQQPFNLPYPRVAEMASTQVCAAKAYAMIKMAETTALCAADLLDRHATEGREVSEELEQATMMENVYAAHTLDNAVSILQLNIGSATAHESNPFQRFVRDIRVAMLHGAVRLEPTAEIFGRRMMGLAPFSMFAGGLPDRAA comes from the coding sequence ATGGAAATGAACGCAAAGCAGTTTGACTATGTACTGCCCAATCCACCCATCTCTCCTTATAGCACTGAGGTTGGCCGTGAGATCCGTGCCAAAGCTGCGGCATTGGTGCCGCTGTTGCGTAAACACGCCCAGGAAGGCGAGGAATTGGGTGCCCTGGCGCCTGAAAGCTTGAAAGCCTTGAGCGATATTGGTGCGTTCAAACTTACATTGCCAACGGATTTTGGCGGGCATGCGCTTGGAGCGCGCGATGTGGTTGAGATCGTCACCGAATTTGGCCGAGGCGATGGCGCGGCGGGCTGGATGGCATTTGTCGCCGGTGGCCTGCGCAATATCCTGGCGTTTCCCGATCAGGCTGTGAATGAAATCTTTGCGGATGGGCGTGACTGGGTTGGCCCACTGGCCGCCGGAGCGTCGATTTTTGCCACCAAGGTTGGCTCGGCGCGGCGGGTCGAGGGCGGCTGGATGGTCAGCGGCTCCTGGCATTTCGGTAGCGGTTGCAAACATGCCAAATGGATTGCCGTGGGCGTCGATTATGAGGTTGCGCCGGGCCATATGGGCCGCGCCATGGCGGTTTTGAAGGCCGAGCAGGTCAAGATCATCGATAACTGGCATGTCATGGGCATGAAGGCCACGTCCTCCAATAGCCTGACGGTGACCGAAGAGCAGTTCGTTCCCGATCACCGATTTATGGATATGGCTGATTTCCCGGTTCGCATGGATGGAACACGCAAGCGTTTCCAGGGCTTTGCCAGCAAGTTCGATGGCCGTGGTCTGATGATCATGACCAATCTCACCCATATGGCGATCGTGCTGGGGATGGCTCGTGGCGCGCTGGAATCCTACATCGACATGGCGAGAAAGCAGCAGCCCTTCAATCTGCCTTATCCCCGGGTGGCCGAAATGGCATCGACGCAGGTCTGTGCTGCAAAAGCCTATGCGATGATCAAGATGGCGGAAACCACCGCCCTTTGCGCCGCCGATCTTCTGGATCGCCACGCAACGGAAGGACGCGAGGTCTCAGAGGAGCTGGAACAGGCGACGATGATGGAAAACGTCTACGCCGCGCACACCTTGGACAATGCCGTCAGCATCCTGCAACTCAATATTGGCTCCGCAACCGCGCATGAAAGCAATCCGTTCCAACGGTTCGTGCGCGATATCCGGGTGGCAATGCTGCATGGGGCGGTCAGGCTGGAGCCAACAGCCGAGATTTTCGGGCGCCGGATGATGGGACTTGCGCCATTTTCGATGTTTGCAGGCGGATTGCCTGATCGCGCCGCTTAG
- a CDS encoding MarR family winged helix-turn-helix transcriptional regulator: MAFDIGIGEVDVLTHLRHQSPPYRLRPSDLAELCMVTTGAITGRITRLEDKGFVERVPSLSDKRTVYVQMTESGEKLLRETRVQVARSSHFLDGIRSLSAPERTRLDRLLAKLIQVL, from the coding sequence GTGGCATTCGATATCGGCATCGGCGAAGTCGATGTTCTCACCCATCTTCGGCATCAATCCCCACCCTACCGGTTGCGACCAAGCGATCTTGCCGAACTTTGCATGGTCACGACCGGGGCGATAACTGGCCGTATCACCAGATTGGAAGACAAAGGGTTCGTCGAGCGCGTCCCGTCTCTCTCAGATAAACGCACGGTCTATGTACAAATGACCGAAAGCGGTGAAAAGCTGTTGCGTGAGACGCGGGTACAGGTGGCCAGGTCCTCGCATTTTCTGGACGGCATTCGCAGCCTTTCCGCGCCTGAACGCACCCGCTTGGACCGGCTTCTTGCCAAATTGATCCAGGTTTTGTGA
- a CDS encoding MFS transporter, with amino-acid sequence MQSNKTHAPANFRANKGFEYSFQAAKVLGALWAIVLLVVAVPSIGTAVVNARMITDLNMDRAVFGMGFGLFVMMMGFQAPVVAVLIRKFGYRSTVAFGCLVLFLGSVAMATVVHNGWQYAVAFGLLAGSGVCIAGMLPAQTIVTRWFHARRALAVSIVFSAVEIGGFFSPPALERLMAISGDWRTAWWLIAGSAIIAMITAYIALDERRVENYISRNPAPSFARENSKVFKSTTHWTLREALGTKAYWLILIYMSIAGVAWIFLMAHGVVHLRDIGYSPAEAANAVAVIIVASFIGNMTAGFLGDRISPSLISAASMALIIFGFCMVIKPVGFTGILLYALPAGIGYGASQVCLMALLGNYFGKASFSAILGSMMPVSTLCAAIGAGSAGAVFDQTGTYEWVFITIITLCVVAFFAILAASPPQNRGNKEEVSGSPIAAE; translated from the coding sequence ATGCAGTCGAATAAGACGCATGCCCCTGCCAATTTTCGGGCAAATAAAGGTTTCGAATACAGTTTTCAGGCTGCCAAGGTGTTGGGCGCGCTATGGGCAATCGTGCTGCTGGTCGTGGCGGTGCCAAGTATCGGTACCGCCGTCGTCAACGCCCGAATGATCACCGATCTCAATATGGATCGAGCGGTCTTCGGTATGGGCTTTGGCCTTTTCGTGATGATGATGGGCTTTCAGGCCCCTGTCGTCGCGGTGTTGATCCGCAAATTCGGTTATCGGTCAACAGTTGCTTTCGGATGCCTTGTGCTGTTCCTGGGATCGGTTGCCATGGCGACTGTCGTGCACAATGGCTGGCAATATGCCGTGGCATTTGGTTTGTTGGCCGGTTCCGGCGTCTGCATTGCCGGCATGCTGCCAGCCCAGACAATCGTAACGAGATGGTTTCACGCACGCCGGGCCTTGGCTGTCTCCATCGTATTTTCAGCAGTCGAAATTGGCGGTTTCTTTTCTCCACCTGCGCTTGAAAGACTGATGGCGATATCAGGCGATTGGCGCACAGCTTGGTGGCTCATTGCCGGATCGGCGATCATTGCGATGATAACGGCCTATATAGCGCTCGATGAGCGGCGGGTCGAAAATTACATTTCCCGAAATCCTGCTCCTTCCTTCGCACGCGAAAACAGCAAGGTATTCAAAAGCACGACCCACTGGACACTTCGGGAAGCACTGGGAACCAAGGCTTACTGGCTTATTCTGATTTACATGAGCATTGCCGGGGTCGCCTGGATTTTCCTGATGGCTCATGGCGTGGTGCATCTGCGTGATATCGGCTATTCGCCTGCTGAAGCCGCTAACGCCGTCGCGGTCATTATCGTCGCCTCGTTCATTGGCAATATGACCGCTGGTTTCCTGGGCGATCGTATTTCACCATCGCTCATCTCAGCCGCCAGCATGGCCTTGATCATTTTCGGCTTTTGCATGGTCATCAAGCCCGTTGGCTTTACCGGCATCCTGCTCTACGCGCTTCCTGCCGGCATTGGCTACGGTGCCTCGCAGGTCTGCCTGATGGCTCTTCTGGGCAATTATTTTGGCAAGGCATCGTTTTCCGCCATTCTGGGTTCGATGATGCCGGTATCGACGCTCTGCGCGGCGATTGGCGCGGGGTCGGCAGGGGCGGTTTTCGATCAAACCGGCACATATGAATGGGTGTTTATCACGATCATCACCCTGTGCGTGGTCGCGTTCTTTGCCATTCTTGCAGCATCACCACCGCAAAACCGGGGAAACAAAGAGGAGGTCTCCGGCAGTCCAATCGCAGCGGAATAA
- a CDS encoding flavin reductase family protein yields the protein MVSSSAKLHDPEEGSAANFPDIDNLKIAFGQLPSGVVIVTSQGCGGEMVGATVSSFASLSFTPPLVMLGLAQSSTTLSAILDHGHFAVHVVAEPQQDIAMRFASSRADKFSDIDFKLSPSGVPILSEFDTCFHCALERAQSAGDHQLLIGRIVDVSTVERDTTPVAWFNRRFHICEPRALV from the coding sequence ATGGTTTCAAGTTCGGCGAAGCTGCATGATCCGGAGGAGGGATCAGCAGCAAATTTTCCTGATATTGATAATTTGAAGATCGCGTTTGGCCAGCTTCCATCTGGCGTTGTCATCGTGACGAGCCAAGGTTGTGGCGGTGAAATGGTTGGTGCAACTGTGAGCAGTTTCGCCTCTTTGTCATTCACACCCCCTCTCGTCATGCTTGGTTTGGCGCAAAGTTCCACAACGCTTTCTGCCATCCTCGACCATGGGCATTTCGCGGTCCATGTCGTTGCTGAGCCGCAGCAGGATATTGCTATGCGCTTTGCGTCCAGCCGCGCAGACAAGTTCAGCGATATCGATTTTAAATTGTCGCCATCTGGCGTGCCAATTCTGAGTGAATTCGACACGTGTTTTCACTGTGCCCTTGAGCGGGCCCAGTCGGCAGGCGATCATCAATTGCTGATCGGCCGTATTGTCGATGTATCGACAGTTGAGCGGGACACAACACCCGTCGCATGGTTTAATCGGCGTTTTCACATCTGCGAGCCGCGCGCCCTCGTCTAG
- the gstA gene encoding glutathione transferase GstA: protein MQLYHTPGTCSTASRIVLQETSIAASSIPVNLREKTLPDGTSYLQVNPKGQVPALVLDDGNVLTEGAIILQYLADQAPESGLLPPPGDLARYRVLEWTNYVATELHKTFTPLMRPNTPPDFAEITKTALLPRVFGTLDRRLGLSDYLAGATFSIADAYAFVILGWAKLQAIDLAAWPNIQAYLKRIESRPSVQSLQ from the coding sequence ATGCAACTCTACCATACGCCCGGCACCTGCTCCACGGCATCCCGCATCGTTCTGCAGGAAACCAGCATCGCTGCCTCGTCCATTCCGGTCAATCTCAGGGAGAAAACGCTTCCGGATGGAACGAGCTATCTTCAGGTGAACCCGAAGGGCCAGGTTCCCGCCCTTGTGCTCGATGATGGCAACGTGCTGACGGAAGGCGCGATCATCCTGCAATATCTGGCCGATCAGGCCCCGGAAAGCGGCCTTTTGCCACCGCCCGGCGATCTTGCCCGCTACCGCGTGCTGGAATGGACCAATTACGTGGCAACCGAATTGCACAAGACCTTCACCCCCCTGATGCGGCCCAATACGCCACCGGACTTTGCCGAAATCACCAAAACCGCCTTGTTGCCGCGGGTTTTCGGCACTCTCGATCGCCGTCTGGGGCTAAGTGATTATCTTGCCGGGGCAACATTTTCGATCGCGGATGCCTATGCGTTCGTCATTCTCGGATGGGCAAAGCTACAGGCCATCGATCTGGCTGCCTGGCCGAACATCCAGGCCTATCTCAAGCGGATAGAGAGCCGTCCATCCGTCCAATCGCTACAGTAA
- a CDS encoding ROK family transcriptional regulator, translated as MALRGTNQESGRPYNRRIVLESIRLHGPTTRGDIAERVGLTVQTVSTIVRELEDQGLLLSVREKPKGRGIPPSALTINPEGGHAVGIHLTPLGIEAALVNLRGEVVESRQRSAPNAMPDEAFALIGEMVADLKASSRRGRLLGAGLALPGPFDVDSMSFVGPTTMAGWKNVYIRQRLADATGLPAFMENDMAAAALGEQLYGLGQQFSDYFYLFFSVGLGGAMMHDGVVMRGAWGNAGEIGHIAAVPDGELCHCGNCGCLERYLSLDAFKRSGLSEEDWVDVIAPIFRSAIRTIENLFDPETIVLGGLAPQSLIERLATLGEGLTNSISARTNRTVPRVVVASDCQRSALRGAAALAVFGVLSPRFGQMFETSEKGIAV; from the coding sequence ATGGCTTTGCGTGGCACCAATCAAGAATCAGGAAGGCCGTATAATCGGCGGATCGTTTTGGAATCGATCCGGCTGCATGGGCCGACAACACGCGGCGATATCGCCGAACGGGTGGGCCTGACGGTCCAGACTGTCTCCACCATTGTGCGCGAACTTGAGGATCAGGGGCTTCTCCTTTCGGTACGGGAAAAACCAAAGGGGCGCGGGATTCCGCCGTCGGCACTGACCATCAACCCGGAAGGCGGGCATGCTGTCGGCATTCACCTCACACCGCTCGGCATTGAAGCGGCACTCGTCAATCTTCGTGGCGAAGTGGTCGAAAGCCGCCAGCGCTCGGCGCCGAATGCCATGCCGGACGAGGCTTTTGCCTTGATCGGGGAGATGGTCGCAGACCTGAAGGCAAGCTCGCGCCGGGGCCGGTTGCTCGGTGCCGGTCTGGCCCTGCCTGGCCCGTTCGATGTGGACTCCATGAGCTTCGTTGGGCCGACCACCATGGCGGGCTGGAAGAATGTCTATATCCGTCAGCGGCTTGCCGATGCGACGGGTCTGCCAGCCTTCATGGAAAACGACATGGCAGCGGCGGCTTTGGGCGAGCAGTTGTATGGTCTCGGACAACAGTTTTCGGATTATTTCTATCTGTTTTTCAGCGTTGGTCTCGGGGGTGCCATGATGCATGACGGCGTCGTGATGCGGGGAGCCTGGGGCAATGCCGGTGAAATCGGCCATATCGCCGCCGTTCCCGATGGTGAGTTGTGTCATTGCGGAAACTGCGGCTGCCTGGAGCGCTATCTGTCGCTTGATGCATTCAAGAGAAGTGGTTTGTCTGAGGAGGATTGGGTCGATGTGATTGCGCCGATTTTCCGCAGCGCGATCCGCACGATCGAAAACCTGTTCGACCCGGAAACCATCGTGCTGGGCGGACTCGCGCCGCAATCCCTGATCGAGCGGCTGGCGACGCTTGGTGAGGGTCTCACCAACTCGATTTCCGCCCGCACTAACCGCACCGTTCCACGGGTTGTGGTTGCCAGCGACTGTCAGCGCTCGGCGCTGCGGGGGGCTGCTGCACTCGCGGTCTTCGGTGTTCTGTCGCCGCGCTTCGGTCAGATGTTTGAAACCTCAGAGAAAGGGATTGCCGTATGA
- a CDS encoding nuclear transport factor 2 family protein — translation MHDTKTHDHAKLERHKHLVREFYRRVFDGQNPAAVKDFVTEDYKQHSRHIPTGREGLERFVQSVFPNGPVPEPAEMRIPPAFMVAEGDMVVVAAYLPQPDPDKPGETYDYFVFDAYRLRDERLAEHWSGVNKIAPPKQP, via the coding sequence ATGCACGACACGAAGACCCATGACCATGCGAAACTTGAACGCCACAAACATCTGGTCCGGGAATTTTACCGCCGGGTGTTCGATGGCCAGAACCCCGCAGCCGTCAAGGATTTCGTCACAGAGGATTATAAGCAGCACAGCCGCCATATTCCGACCGGCCGCGAAGGCTTGGAACGGTTTGTGCAATCGGTGTTTCCAAATGGACCAGTCCCCGAACCGGCCGAGATGCGCATCCCTCCCGCCTTCATGGTGGCGGAAGGCGACATGGTGGTGGTCGCCGCCTATCTGCCGCAGCCAGACCCCGATAAGCCGGGCGAAACCTACGACTATTTCGTTTTTGACGCCTATCGGCTTCGAGACGAGCGTCTGGCGGAGCATTGGAGCGGCGTGAACAAGATCGCGCCACCAAAACAGCCCTGA
- a CDS encoding carbohydrate porin, protein MRTLNLLAVPLLLASLLPAAAADTALPSSDTPPGEGGMPGPVYSGPLASVGRTLHDNGIDLQLDFVDFYQNAPSFGAAGGSSANYGMFILGVTGNLTPDLRVNLVETINAPTQNVDNYLFDLSNAFFPVPIVNSDTDLTRFTIEGDLFNDRLTVEAGRMGLNRDFMKKGFCGGIGCVPSTPAITLNMPGEALSVWGGRLAYRLDQTTTLGFGAIEDNSDNWQNGDGWDWGTGDAKGYIAIANISHDETFMQNANPLKYEVGAYHRSTSYEDALYNSGWGNPTFGANTKIVNHDGGTSGVYGQVRKVVWSEASGSPIPENLAVYGGLFHTFGDGQAYPWEAYAGVEYSGFWKENPLATVGASVHYIRLSEERAQYEQNARRFFSGVNEKQPQDTFMVDVHASTGFFGNGILDFGAAYIINPNNSILADYSTGREKNGVVIYAALAFDLGGSLGLSPRKGP, encoded by the coding sequence ATGCGAACTTTAAATCTGCTGGCAGTGCCTTTGCTGCTTGCATCCTTGCTGCCGGCCGCAGCAGCCGATACGGCGCTGCCGTCAAGCGACACACCACCTGGCGAGGGAGGCATGCCCGGTCCGGTCTATTCCGGCCCCTTGGCCAGCGTGGGTAGAACGCTGCATGACAACGGTATCGACCTTCAACTCGATTTTGTCGATTTCTATCAGAATGCGCCGTCTTTTGGGGCTGCGGGTGGCTCATCAGCCAATTACGGCATGTTCATCTTGGGCGTTACCGGTAATCTGACACCGGATCTTCGGGTCAATCTGGTTGAGACAATCAACGCCCCGACTCAAAATGTCGACAATTATCTGTTTGATCTTTCGAATGCCTTTTTCCCTGTCCCGATCGTGAATTCGGACACCGATCTGACCCGTTTCACCATTGAAGGCGACCTTTTCAACGATCGGCTGACTGTTGAAGCGGGACGGATGGGCCTTAATCGCGACTTCATGAAAAAAGGCTTCTGCGGCGGCATTGGCTGCGTGCCCTCAACGCCGGCAATCACCCTCAACATGCCAGGCGAAGCACTGTCTGTCTGGGGTGGGAGACTGGCCTATCGACTGGATCAAACAACCACGCTGGGATTTGGAGCCATCGAGGACAATTCTGACAATTGGCAGAATGGCGATGGATGGGATTGGGGAACCGGCGATGCCAAAGGCTATATCGCCATTGCCAATATCAGCCATGACGAAACCTTCATGCAGAATGCCAACCCTTTGAAATACGAGGTCGGCGCTTACCACCGTTCCACCTCCTATGAAGACGCACTTTACAATAGCGGTTGGGGCAACCCGACCTTTGGAGCCAATACAAAAATTGTTAATCATGATGGCGGAACGAGCGGCGTTTACGGGCAGGTTCGCAAGGTCGTGTGGAGTGAGGCGTCCGGTAGCCCGATTCCCGAAAACCTCGCCGTCTATGGTGGCTTGTTCCATACGTTCGGCGATGGTCAGGCTTATCCCTGGGAGGCCTATGCCGGTGTCGAGTATTCAGGCTTCTGGAAGGAAAACCCGCTCGCAACAGTCGGTGCCTCCGTTCACTACATCCGCTTGAGTGAAGAGCGCGCGCAGTATGAACAGAATGCCCGGCGGTTCTTTTCGGGCGTCAACGAGAAACAGCCGCAGGACACGTTCATGGTCGACGTGCATGCAAGTACAGGCTTCTTTGGCAACGGGATTCTCGATTTCGGCGCTGCCTATATCATCAATCCAAACAATTCCATTCTGGCTGATTACTCAACCGGAAGAGAAAAGAACGGTGTCGTCATTTACGCGGCATTGGCTTTCGACCTGGGCGGCAGCCTCGGTCTTTCCCCCCGCAAGGGGCCCTGA